In the Ilumatobacteraceae bacterium genome, one interval contains:
- a CDS encoding DUF3039 domain-containing protein: MSDLETMPAQVIPDVDVDAETEEPDSAHIVKVGPGESAAAKVLEARINGTPIEALCGHVWVPARDPKQLPVCQACKETYDMYKIFNDGLRDSPND, translated from the coding sequence ATGTCTGATCTGGAGACGATGCCGGCCCAGGTGATCCCCGATGTCGATGTCGACGCCGAGACCGAAGAACCGGACTCCGCACACATCGTGAAGGTCGGCCCGGGCGAGTCCGCGGCCGCCAAAGTGCTCGAGGCACGTATCAACGGCACGCCGATCGAAGCCCTGTGCGGCCACGTCTGGGTCCCGGCGCGCGACCCGAAACAGCTCCCGGTGTGTCAGGCCTGCAAGGAGACGTACGACATGTACAAGATCTTCAACGACGGCCTGCGGGATTCGCCGAACGACTGA
- a CDS encoding NUDIX domain-containing protein — translation MALRFRQAARALLLDPDDHVLLVRFEFPTATVWGLPGGGLDEGESVADALRRELHEELGLSGFELGPHVWNREHVIPMMTGHDGQQDRIHLVRLDRFEPEPTIGWEAMRAEHVHEVRWWSLDELAGVPTDVEVSPGQVRCSPRRLASLVRDLLDSGPPSAPIDTGI, via the coding sequence GTGGCGCTGCGATTCCGCCAGGCCGCCCGCGCCCTGCTCCTCGACCCCGACGACCACGTGCTGCTGGTCAGGTTCGAGTTCCCGACCGCCACGGTGTGGGGGCTGCCGGGCGGCGGCCTCGACGAGGGCGAATCCGTGGCCGATGCCCTCCGTCGCGAGCTCCACGAGGAGCTCGGCCTCAGCGGGTTCGAGCTCGGCCCGCACGTCTGGAACCGCGAGCACGTGATCCCGATGATGACCGGTCACGACGGCCAGCAGGACCGGATCCACCTGGTGCGGCTCGACCGGTTCGAACCCGAACCGACGATCGGTTGGGAGGCGATGCGCGCCGAGCACGTCCACGAGGTCCGCTGGTGGTCGCTCGACGAACTCGCGGGGGTACCGACCGATGTCGAGGTGTCGCCAGGGCAGGTCCGGTGCTCGCCCCGCCGTCTCGCATCGTTGGTCCGCGACCTGCTCGACTCCGGACCGCCGTCGGCACCGATCGACACCGGCATCTGA
- a CDS encoding roadblock/LC7 domain-containing protein, protein MTDEITRSMHLVLHQLVEQAPGVTGALVASADGFTLASRLAPDTDIDTAGLGAMSAAALALSNQLVGTAGDARAGVSHHQSADGQVLILPIAHVAVLTVLATTDADLGRLAETSREASHQLQRLFRGVAAV, encoded by the coding sequence GTGACCGACGAGATCACACGATCGATGCACCTCGTGCTCCACCAACTGGTCGAGCAGGCGCCCGGTGTCACCGGCGCGCTCGTCGCCAGCGCCGATGGTTTCACCCTCGCATCACGGCTCGCACCCGACACCGACATCGACACCGCCGGCCTCGGCGCCATGTCGGCGGCGGCGTTGGCGCTGTCCAACCAGCTCGTGGGGACGGCGGGCGACGCCCGGGCCGGCGTGAGCCACCATCAATCGGCCGACGGCCAGGTGCTCATCCTGCCGATCGCGCACGTCGCGGTGCTGACCGTGCTGGCGACGACCGACGCCGATCTCGGCAGGCTGGCCGAGACGAGCCGCGAGGCGTCGCACCAGCTGCAGCGCCTCTTCCGCGGCGTCGCCGCGGTCTGA
- a CDS encoding YafY family protein: protein MSYETTGDPTARALQLLALLQTHRSWTGNELAGRLGITTRTLRRDVDRLRTLGYRVDATAGVAGGYRLGPGSQMPPMLLDDDDAVAIAIGLRMAASATIEGIDEGAVSTMAKLEQVVPDRVRRRITALHHAIETVRWQHPEVALVDGDALVVVAQACRDREELRFDYLDKVGAATSRLVQPYQLVTVGRRWYLVAWDLRRSDWRTFRVDRVARVELAGGRFVERELPAESAADFVARSLAQGRPQIHAVVLVHDERCDLGDALRWISHEVEVEPGGDRRVRLRSESIDWLVSAVAQLAALVPVTVVSPDELVERIEPLGRRLVEAAGGS, encoded by the coding sequence ATGTCGTACGAGACCACCGGAGACCCCACGGCTCGGGCCCTGCAGCTCCTCGCCCTGCTGCAGACGCATCGATCGTGGACCGGGAACGAGCTGGCCGGTCGGCTCGGCATCACGACCCGCACCTTGCGTCGCGACGTCGACCGGCTGCGCACCCTCGGGTACCGCGTCGACGCGACCGCCGGTGTCGCCGGCGGGTACCGGCTCGGACCGGGCTCACAGATGCCGCCGATGTTGCTCGACGACGACGACGCCGTCGCGATCGCCATCGGGTTGCGGATGGCGGCCAGCGCGACGATCGAGGGCATCGACGAAGGTGCGGTGAGCACGATGGCGAAGCTCGAACAGGTCGTCCCCGACCGGGTACGCCGACGCATCACGGCACTCCACCACGCGATCGAGACGGTTCGGTGGCAGCACCCTGAGGTCGCGCTGGTCGACGGCGACGCACTGGTGGTCGTGGCACAGGCCTGCCGCGACCGCGAGGAGCTGCGGTTCGACTATCTCGACAAGGTCGGCGCAGCGACCTCACGGCTGGTCCAGCCGTACCAACTCGTCACGGTCGGTCGGCGGTGGTACCTGGTCGCGTGGGACCTGCGCCGCTCGGACTGGCGGACGTTCCGGGTCGACCGAGTCGCACGGGTCGAACTCGCCGGTGGGCGATTCGTCGAACGCGAACTGCCGGCGGAGTCGGCCGCCGACTTCGTCGCACGATCACTGGCGCAAGGGCGACCACAGATCCACGCCGTCGTGCTGGTCCACGACGAGCGGTGTGACCTCGGCGACGCGCTGCGCTGGATCTCTCACGAGGTCGAGGTCGAGCCGGGAGGCGACCGTCGGGTCCGTCTCCGATCGGAGTCGATCGACTGGCTGGTCTCGGCGGTTGCCCAACTCGCTGCACTGGTACCGGTGACGGTCGTGTCGCCCGATGAACTCGTCGAGCGGATCGAACCGCTCGGTCGACGCCTCGTCGAGGCCGCCGGCGGGTCGTGA
- a CDS encoding ATP-binding cassette domain-containing protein produces the protein MNGPSTNTARDGDAIVATGLTRSFHDEVAVDRLDLRVRRGEIYGFLGPNGAGKSTTVRMLCTLLAPTSGRATVAGFDVATAPGAVRLRIGAALQEAALDPIQTGRELLRLQGRLYGLSTSDVEARVADMLDLIELGTAIDRRIGTYSGGMRRRLDLAASLIHNPDVLFLDEPTTGLDPASRTSVWQEVRRLNDELGMTILLTTQYLEEADELADRVGIIDGGRLVAEGTPEQLKRHVGHDVIVADIDGDTDAARLALTGVADVRGVEVNGSEVIVLADDGSVLIGPVAIAFDQHDVRVRNLQLRTPTLDDVFLDVTGSRMRDTSPNTADTESDTDHTEPGSTDTGRTDTDSTDTMEISA, from the coding sequence ATGAACGGACCGTCCACCAACACCGCCCGCGACGGCGACGCCATCGTCGCGACCGGCCTGACCAGGAGCTTCCACGACGAAGTCGCCGTCGATCGCCTCGACCTCCGCGTCCGGCGCGGTGAGATCTACGGGTTCCTCGGGCCGAACGGTGCCGGCAAGTCGACGACCGTGCGCATGCTGTGCACCCTGCTGGCACCGACGAGCGGCCGTGCGACCGTCGCCGGGTTCGATGTCGCGACCGCCCCGGGTGCCGTCCGCCTGCGCATCGGTGCCGCACTCCAGGAAGCGGCACTCGACCCGATCCAGACCGGCCGCGAACTCCTCCGGCTCCAGGGGCGCCTGTACGGGCTCTCGACGTCAGACGTCGAAGCTCGCGTCGCCGACATGCTCGATCTGATCGAACTCGGCACGGCGATCGATCGGCGGATCGGTACGTACTCGGGCGGCATGCGCCGTCGGCTCGACCTGGCCGCGTCGCTGATCCACAACCCCGACGTGCTGTTCCTCGACGAGCCGACCACGGGCCTCGACCCCGCGAGCCGGACCAGCGTCTGGCAGGAGGTGCGCCGGCTCAACGACGAACTCGGGATGACGATCCTGTTGACGACCCAGTACCTCGAGGAAGCCGACGAACTCGCCGACCGCGTCGGCATCATCGACGGCGGCCGACTGGTCGCCGAGGGCACACCCGAGCAACTGAAACGGCACGTCGGGCACGACGTGATCGTCGCCGACATCGACGGCGACACCGACGCCGCTCGTCTCGCGCTCACCGGCGTCGCCGACGTCCGCGGCGTCGAGGTCAACGGCAGCGAGGTGATCGTGCTGGCCGACGACGGGTCGGTGTTGATCGGCCCGGTCGCGATCGCCTTCGACCAGCACGACGTGCGGGTCCGCAACCTGCAACTGCGCACACCGACCCTCGACGACGTGTTCCTCGACGTGACCGGCAGCCGCATGCGCGACACATCGCCGAACACAGCCGACACCGAATCCGACACCGACCACACCGAACCCGGATCAACCGACACCGGGCGCACCGACACCGATTCAACCGACACCATGGAGATCTCCGCATGA